The following coding sequences lie in one Paroedura picta isolate Pp20150507F chromosome 10, Ppicta_v3.0, whole genome shotgun sequence genomic window:
- the PCDH18 gene encoding protocadherin-18 isoform X1 gives MRRPRGAMAVAVLLALASLAWLGGAAGKTLKYRIYEEQRVGSVIARLSEDVADVLQRLPNPAAVRFRAMPRGSSRLLAVREDNGEISIGAKIDREQLCQKNSNCSIEFDVITLPTEHLQLFHVEVEVLDINDNSPQFSRALIPLEISESAAVGTRIPLDSAFDPDVGDNSLHTYSLSDNDFFTIEVRTRTDGAKYPELIVVRELDRELKASYELQLAASDNGVPQRSGSSILKISISDSNDNSPVFEQQTYIIQLLENSRVGTLLIDLNATDPDEGANGKVVYSFSSHVSSKIIETFKMDPERGQLTLLKPVDYETTKSYEIDAQAQDLGPNSIPAHCKIIIKVVDVNDNKPEINLNLMSPGKEEIAYISEKAAIETFVALVRVQDKDSGVNGEVVCKLHGHGHFKLQKTYENNYFILTNTTLDREKRSEYSLTVIAEDRGTPSLSTVKHFTVQIVDENDNPPQFQTNRYEIVILENNSLGAYITSVTATDPDLGDNGQVTYTILESFILGNSVTNYVTIDPSNGAIYALRTFDHEEVNQIAFVVQARDGGTHQLASNTTVVLTIIDENDNAPVIVGPVLHNNTAEISIPKEAESNYHITRIRAIDRDSGMNSELSCSLASSSEESLFIMDPQTCDIYLNVSIESAKSTEWELWVVVQDKGSPQLSTKALLKCSVFKYVYLPSSTEASYISHSPDVSMITIISLGAICAVLLVIMVVFATRCNREKKDTRSYNCRVAESTYQHHPKRPSRQIHKGDITLVPTANGTLPIRAHHKASPSSSPTLERGQMSSRQSHHSHQSLNSLVTISSNHVPENFSLELTHATPAVEQVSQLLSMLHQGQYQPRPSFRGNKYSRSYRYALQDMDKFSLKDSGRGDSEAGDSDYDLGRDSPIDRLLGEGFSDLFLTDGRIPAAMRLCTEECRVLGHSDQCWMPPLPSPSSDYRSNMFIPGEEFQPQQSQPQQQVLEDDSQPLDSSEKKKSFSTFGKDSQNEEESGDLCTSSLLSEMNSVFQRLLPPSLDAYTECNEMDPPSSLERRKGHLSAKTVSYPQGVAAWAASTHFQNPANNTGLTLGNHAGAQPSSKWLPAMEEIPENYEEDDFDNVLNHLSDGKHELMDASELVAEINKLLQDVRQN, from the exons ATGCGGCGGCCGCGGGGGGCCATGGCCGTCGCGGTGCTTTTGGCGCTGGCCAGCCTGGCTTGGCTGGGGGGCGCGGCGGGCAAGACGCTGAAGTACCGCATCTACGAGGAGCAGCGGGTGGGCTCGGTCATCGCGCGGCTCTCGGAGGACGTGGCCGACGTCCTGCAGCGCCTGCCCAACCCCGCGGCGGTGCGCTTTCGGGCCATGCCGCGGGGCAGCTCGCGCTTGCTGGCGGTGCGCGAGGATAACGGCGAGATCAGCATCGGCGCCAAGATCGACCGCGAGCAACTCTGCCAGAAGAACTCCAACTGCTCCATCGAGTTCGACGTGATCACGCTGCCCACCGAGCACCTGCAGCTCTTCCACGTCGAGGTGGAAGTGCTGGACATCAACGACAACTCGCCGCAGTTCTCCCGGGCTCTCATCCCGCTCGAGATCTCCGAGAGCGCCGCGGTGGGCACCCGCATCCCCCTGGACAGCGCGTTCGACCCGGACGTGGGCGACAATTCCCTGCACACCTACTCGCTGTCTGACAACGATTTTTTCACCATCGAAGTCCGCACCAGGACGGATGGCGCCAAATACCCGGAGCTCATTGTGGTCCGCGAGTTGGACCGGGAGCTGAAAGCCAGCTACGAGCTCCAGCTGGCCGCTTCCGACAACGGGGTGCCTCAGCGGAGTGGATCCTCCATCCTGAAAATCAGCATTTCGGATTCCAATGACAATAGCCCCGTCTTTGAGCAGCAGACATACATCATCCAGCTTTTGGAGAATTCCCGCGTGGGGACTTTGCTCATTGACCTCAATGCCACTGACCCGGATGAGGGTGCGAATGGTAAAGTTGTGTACTCCTTCAGCAGTCACGTGTCTTCCAAAATTATTGAGACTTTCAAGATGGATCCTGAACGGGGACAGCTGACCCTTTTGAAACCAGTGGACTATGAAACCACCAAATCCTATGAGATTGATGCTCAGGCGCAGGACCTGGGTCCAAATTCCATCCCAGCTCACTGCAAAATCATCATTAAGGTTGTCGATGTGAATGACAACAAGCCAGAAATCAATTTAAACCTCATGTCTCCAGGGAAGGAAGAGATTGCTTACATTTccgaaaaggctgccatagagacgTTTGTTGCTCTTGTCAGGGTGCAAGACAAGGACTCCGGGGTGAATGGGGAGGTGGTTTGCAAGCTCCATGGCCATGGCCACTTCAAACTTCAAAAGACCTATGAGAACAACTATTTCATTTTGACAAATACCACTCTGGACAGAGAAAAGCGCTCTGAATACAGCTTGACTGTTATAGCAGAAGACAGAGGAACGCCAAGTCTCTCTACAGTGAAACATTTTACAGTCCAAATTGTTGATGAAAATGACAACCCACCTCAGTTTCAGACAAATAGGTATGAAATTGTTATTTTGGAAAATAACTCCCTAGGGGCATATATCACCTCTGTCACAGCAACTGATCCAGATCTTGGAGATAATGGACAGGTGACTTACACTATCTTGGAGAGCTTTATTTTGGGGAACTCGGTAACCAACTATGTGACTATTGATCCCTCCAATGGAGCCATCTATGCACTTAGAACCTTTGATCATGAAGAAGTAAACCAGATTGCCTTTGTGGTTCAAGCTAGAGATGGAGGGACTCATCAGCTTGCCAGCAATACTACAGTTGTGCTGACCATCATTGATGAAAATGACAATGCTCCTGTGATTGTGGGGCCAGTTCTGCACAACAATACAGCAGAGATTTCAATCCCTAAAGAAGCTGAAAGTAACTATCACATCACAAGGATAAGAGCCATAGACAGAGACTCAGGTATGAATTCTGAGCTAAGCTGCTCATTAGCAAGCAGTAGTGAAGAAAGCCTCTTCATAATGGACCCACAAACTTGTGACATCTATCTCAATGTTAGCATTGAGTCTGCTAAGTCAACTGAGTGGGAACTTTGGGTGGTTGTTCAGGACAAAGGAAGTCCTCAGCTCAGTACCAAAGCACTTCTGAAATGCAGTGTTTTCAAATATGTGTACCTGCCTTCATCTACAGAAGCCTCTTATATTAGTCACTCCCCAGATGTTTCTATGATTACAATTATCTCTTTAGGAGCAATCTGTGCAGTGTTGCTAGTCATCATGGTTGTCTTTGCCACAAGGTGCAATCGTGAGAAAAAGGACACTAGATCCTATAACTGCCGTGTTGCAGAATCCACGTACCAGCATCACCCCAAAAGGCCATCGAGACAGATTCATAAAGGGGACATTACACTCGTACCAACTGCTAATGGTACTTTGCCAATCAGAGCTCACCACAAAGCATCACCCTCATCATCTCCAACACTAGAAAGAGGACAAATGAGCAGCCGTCAAAGCCATCACAGCCACCAGTCTCTAAACAGTCTGGTGACCATCTCATCAAATCACGTGCCAGAGAACTTCTCTCTTGAGCTCACCCATGCTACACCTGCTGTTGAG CAGGTCTCTCAACTTCTCTCAATGCTTCATCAAGGCCAGTACCAGCCAAGGCCAAGTTTTCGAGGAAACAAATACTCCAGAAGCTACAG GTATGCCCTTCAAGATATGGATAAGTTCAGCTTGAAAGACAGCGGTCGTGGTGACAGTGAAGCAGGAGACAGCGATTATGATTTGGGGAGAGATTCTCCAATTGACAGACTTCTTGGAGAAGGATTCAGTGACCTTTTCCTTACAGATGGGAGAATTCCTGCAG caATGAGGTTATGCACAGAGGAATGCAGAGTCTTGGGACACTCTGACCAGTGCTGGATGCCCCCACTGCCCTCTCCATCTTCTGATTATAGAAGTAACATGTTCATCCCTGGAGAAGAATTTCAGCCCCAGCAAAGCCAGCCTCAGCAGCAGGTCCTGGAAGATGATTCTCAGCCTCTTGACTCatctgaaaagaaaaagagcttcTCAACTTTTGGCAAAGATAGTCAGAATGAGGAGGAATCAGGTGACCTATGCACCTCCTCCCTGCTTTCCGAAATGAATAGTGTTTTCCAGCGTTTGTTGCCTCCTTCCTTAGATGCctacacagaatgcaatgaaaTGGATCCTCCCAGCTCCTTAGAGCGCAGGAAAGGACATTTGTCTGCCAAGACTGTAAGTTATCCGCAGGGGGTAGCAGCATGGGCAGCCAGTACCCATTTCCAAAATCCTGCAAACAATACTGGGCTAACTTTGGGGAATCATGCAGGGGCTCAGCCATCTTCTAAATGGTTGCCTGCCATGGAGGAAATTCCAGAGAATTATGAAGAAGATGACTTTGACAATGTGCTTAACCACCTCAGCGATGGGAAACATGAACTCATGGATGCCAGTGAGCTGGTGGCCGAAATTAACAAGCTTCTACAGGATGTCCGGCAGAACTAG
- the PCDH18 gene encoding protocadherin-18 isoform X2, translating into MRRPRGAMAVAVLLALASLAWLGGAAGKTLKYRIYEEQRVGSVIARLSEDVADVLQRLPNPAAVRFRAMPRGSSRLLAVREDNGEISIGAKIDREQLCQKNSNCSIEFDVITLPTEHLQLFHVEVEVLDINDNSPQFSRALIPLEISESAAVGTRIPLDSAFDPDVGDNSLHTYSLSDNDFFTIEVRTRTDGAKYPELIVVRELDRELKASYELQLAASDNGVPQRSGSSILKISISDSNDNSPVFEQQTYIIQLLENSRVGTLLIDLNATDPDEGANGKVVYSFSSHVSSKIIETFKMDPERGQLTLLKPVDYETTKSYEIDAQAQDLGPNSIPAHCKIIIKVVDVNDNKPEINLNLMSPGKEEIAYISEKAAIETFVALVRVQDKDSGVNGEVVCKLHGHGHFKLQKTYENNYFILTNTTLDREKRSEYSLTVIAEDRGTPSLSTVKHFTVQIVDENDNPPQFQTNRYEIVILENNSLGAYITSVTATDPDLGDNGQVTYTILESFILGNSVTNYVTIDPSNGAIYALRTFDHEEVNQIAFVVQARDGGTHQLASNTTVVLTIIDENDNAPVIVGPVLHNNTAEISIPKEAESNYHITRIRAIDRDSGMNSELSCSLASSSEESLFIMDPQTCDIYLNVSIESAKSTEWELWVVVQDKGSPQLSTKALLKCSVFKYVYLPSSTEASYISHSPDVSMITIISLGAICAVLLVIMVVFATRCNREKKDTRSYNCRVAESTYQHHPKRPSRQIHKGDITLVPTANGTLPIRAHHKASPSSSPTLERGQMSSRQSHHSHQSLNSLVTISSNHVPENFSLELTHATPAVEVSQLLSMLHQGQYQPRPSFRGNKYSRSYRYALQDMDKFSLKDSGRGDSEAGDSDYDLGRDSPIDRLLGEGFSDLFLTDGRIPAAMRLCTEECRVLGHSDQCWMPPLPSPSSDYRSNMFIPGEEFQPQQSQPQQQVLEDDSQPLDSSEKKKSFSTFGKDSQNEEESGDLCTSSLLSEMNSVFQRLLPPSLDAYTECNEMDPPSSLERRKGHLSAKTVSYPQGVAAWAASTHFQNPANNTGLTLGNHAGAQPSSKWLPAMEEIPENYEEDDFDNVLNHLSDGKHELMDASELVAEINKLLQDVRQN; encoded by the exons ATGCGGCGGCCGCGGGGGGCCATGGCCGTCGCGGTGCTTTTGGCGCTGGCCAGCCTGGCTTGGCTGGGGGGCGCGGCGGGCAAGACGCTGAAGTACCGCATCTACGAGGAGCAGCGGGTGGGCTCGGTCATCGCGCGGCTCTCGGAGGACGTGGCCGACGTCCTGCAGCGCCTGCCCAACCCCGCGGCGGTGCGCTTTCGGGCCATGCCGCGGGGCAGCTCGCGCTTGCTGGCGGTGCGCGAGGATAACGGCGAGATCAGCATCGGCGCCAAGATCGACCGCGAGCAACTCTGCCAGAAGAACTCCAACTGCTCCATCGAGTTCGACGTGATCACGCTGCCCACCGAGCACCTGCAGCTCTTCCACGTCGAGGTGGAAGTGCTGGACATCAACGACAACTCGCCGCAGTTCTCCCGGGCTCTCATCCCGCTCGAGATCTCCGAGAGCGCCGCGGTGGGCACCCGCATCCCCCTGGACAGCGCGTTCGACCCGGACGTGGGCGACAATTCCCTGCACACCTACTCGCTGTCTGACAACGATTTTTTCACCATCGAAGTCCGCACCAGGACGGATGGCGCCAAATACCCGGAGCTCATTGTGGTCCGCGAGTTGGACCGGGAGCTGAAAGCCAGCTACGAGCTCCAGCTGGCCGCTTCCGACAACGGGGTGCCTCAGCGGAGTGGATCCTCCATCCTGAAAATCAGCATTTCGGATTCCAATGACAATAGCCCCGTCTTTGAGCAGCAGACATACATCATCCAGCTTTTGGAGAATTCCCGCGTGGGGACTTTGCTCATTGACCTCAATGCCACTGACCCGGATGAGGGTGCGAATGGTAAAGTTGTGTACTCCTTCAGCAGTCACGTGTCTTCCAAAATTATTGAGACTTTCAAGATGGATCCTGAACGGGGACAGCTGACCCTTTTGAAACCAGTGGACTATGAAACCACCAAATCCTATGAGATTGATGCTCAGGCGCAGGACCTGGGTCCAAATTCCATCCCAGCTCACTGCAAAATCATCATTAAGGTTGTCGATGTGAATGACAACAAGCCAGAAATCAATTTAAACCTCATGTCTCCAGGGAAGGAAGAGATTGCTTACATTTccgaaaaggctgccatagagacgTTTGTTGCTCTTGTCAGGGTGCAAGACAAGGACTCCGGGGTGAATGGGGAGGTGGTTTGCAAGCTCCATGGCCATGGCCACTTCAAACTTCAAAAGACCTATGAGAACAACTATTTCATTTTGACAAATACCACTCTGGACAGAGAAAAGCGCTCTGAATACAGCTTGACTGTTATAGCAGAAGACAGAGGAACGCCAAGTCTCTCTACAGTGAAACATTTTACAGTCCAAATTGTTGATGAAAATGACAACCCACCTCAGTTTCAGACAAATAGGTATGAAATTGTTATTTTGGAAAATAACTCCCTAGGGGCATATATCACCTCTGTCACAGCAACTGATCCAGATCTTGGAGATAATGGACAGGTGACTTACACTATCTTGGAGAGCTTTATTTTGGGGAACTCGGTAACCAACTATGTGACTATTGATCCCTCCAATGGAGCCATCTATGCACTTAGAACCTTTGATCATGAAGAAGTAAACCAGATTGCCTTTGTGGTTCAAGCTAGAGATGGAGGGACTCATCAGCTTGCCAGCAATACTACAGTTGTGCTGACCATCATTGATGAAAATGACAATGCTCCTGTGATTGTGGGGCCAGTTCTGCACAACAATACAGCAGAGATTTCAATCCCTAAAGAAGCTGAAAGTAACTATCACATCACAAGGATAAGAGCCATAGACAGAGACTCAGGTATGAATTCTGAGCTAAGCTGCTCATTAGCAAGCAGTAGTGAAGAAAGCCTCTTCATAATGGACCCACAAACTTGTGACATCTATCTCAATGTTAGCATTGAGTCTGCTAAGTCAACTGAGTGGGAACTTTGGGTGGTTGTTCAGGACAAAGGAAGTCCTCAGCTCAGTACCAAAGCACTTCTGAAATGCAGTGTTTTCAAATATGTGTACCTGCCTTCATCTACAGAAGCCTCTTATATTAGTCACTCCCCAGATGTTTCTATGATTACAATTATCTCTTTAGGAGCAATCTGTGCAGTGTTGCTAGTCATCATGGTTGTCTTTGCCACAAGGTGCAATCGTGAGAAAAAGGACACTAGATCCTATAACTGCCGTGTTGCAGAATCCACGTACCAGCATCACCCCAAAAGGCCATCGAGACAGATTCATAAAGGGGACATTACACTCGTACCAACTGCTAATGGTACTTTGCCAATCAGAGCTCACCACAAAGCATCACCCTCATCATCTCCAACACTAGAAAGAGGACAAATGAGCAGCCGTCAAAGCCATCACAGCCACCAGTCTCTAAACAGTCTGGTGACCATCTCATCAAATCACGTGCCAGAGAACTTCTCTCTTGAGCTCACCCATGCTACACCTGCTGTTGAG GTCTCTCAACTTCTCTCAATGCTTCATCAAGGCCAGTACCAGCCAAGGCCAAGTTTTCGAGGAAACAAATACTCCAGAAGCTACAG GTATGCCCTTCAAGATATGGATAAGTTCAGCTTGAAAGACAGCGGTCGTGGTGACAGTGAAGCAGGAGACAGCGATTATGATTTGGGGAGAGATTCTCCAATTGACAGACTTCTTGGAGAAGGATTCAGTGACCTTTTCCTTACAGATGGGAGAATTCCTGCAG caATGAGGTTATGCACAGAGGAATGCAGAGTCTTGGGACACTCTGACCAGTGCTGGATGCCCCCACTGCCCTCTCCATCTTCTGATTATAGAAGTAACATGTTCATCCCTGGAGAAGAATTTCAGCCCCAGCAAAGCCAGCCTCAGCAGCAGGTCCTGGAAGATGATTCTCAGCCTCTTGACTCatctgaaaagaaaaagagcttcTCAACTTTTGGCAAAGATAGTCAGAATGAGGAGGAATCAGGTGACCTATGCACCTCCTCCCTGCTTTCCGAAATGAATAGTGTTTTCCAGCGTTTGTTGCCTCCTTCCTTAGATGCctacacagaatgcaatgaaaTGGATCCTCCCAGCTCCTTAGAGCGCAGGAAAGGACATTTGTCTGCCAAGACTGTAAGTTATCCGCAGGGGGTAGCAGCATGGGCAGCCAGTACCCATTTCCAAAATCCTGCAAACAATACTGGGCTAACTTTGGGGAATCATGCAGGGGCTCAGCCATCTTCTAAATGGTTGCCTGCCATGGAGGAAATTCCAGAGAATTATGAAGAAGATGACTTTGACAATGTGCTTAACCACCTCAGCGATGGGAAACATGAACTCATGGATGCCAGTGAGCTGGTGGCCGAAATTAACAAGCTTCTACAGGATGTCCGGCAGAACTAG